AGCAAAGAACTTGCACACTCTACGAGAACTCCAATTTTAAAACCGACAGGAAAACCGATGAACAGCATGAGACCTGAAAAATATCGCCCAACGGCCACCCCGGATTTACCCAATCGTCAGTGGCCGGACCGTCGCCTTACCCAGGCGCCGATTTGGGTGAGTGTCGACTTACGAGACGGCAACCAAGCTTTGGCCAACCCGATGACCGTCGAGCAAAAGCTGAAGCTGTGGGATCAGTTGGTTGCGATTGGCTTCAAAACCATTGAAATCGGCTTTCCGTCGGCCAGCCAATTGGAGTTTGACTTTACCCGCCGTTTGATTGAGGAAAATCGCATCCCCGAAGACGTGACCGTTCAGGTTCTGGTCCAGGCCAGGGAGCATTTGATCAAACGCACCTATGAAGCGCTGCAAGGCGTGAAACAAGCGGTGGTGCATGTTTACAACACCACTTCTACCGTACAACGCGAAAAAGTTTTCTGTAAATCGAAAGCGGATATCAAAACCATGGCGATTCAGGGCGCGCAATGGGTGAAAACCTATGCCGAACAATACCCGGAAACCCAATGGACCTTTGAATACTCCCCGGAAAGCTTTTCCCAAACCGAAACCGATTACGCCGTGGAGGTCTGCCAGGCGGTCATGGACGTTTGGCAACCGACAGTGCACAACCGTTGCATTTTGAACCTGCCATCCACCGTGGAAAGCACCTCGCCCAACCGTTATGCCGACCAGATCGAGTATTTCGTGACCCATTTGAAAAACCGCGATGCGGCGATTATTTCGGTCCACACCCATAACGACCGCGGCTGTGCCGTGGCGGCGGCCGAACTGGCGATGCTGGCCGGAGCCGAACGCGTGGAAGGCACCTTACTGGGCAACGGCGAACGCACCGGTAATATGGACATCGTCACGCTGGCGATGAACCTTTACAGCGAAGGCATCGACCCGCAATTGGATTTATCCCGCCCCGACGATTGGATTCCGGTGTTGGAAGAAGTCACCCGCATCGACACCCATATCCGTCATCCGTGGGTCGGCGAAGCGGTTTACACCGCCTATTCCGGCAGCCACCAGGACGCCATCCGAAAATGCCTGATGCGCCAACAGGACGACGAGCCTTGGGATGTGGCCTATTTACCGATCGACCCGATGGACATCCATCGCAGTTACGAAGCGATTATCCGCGTCAACAGCCAATCCGGCAAAGCCGGTGCCGCCTTTGTACTGACGCAGGAATATGGATTGAATCTGCCGAAATGGGTTCAGCAGGATTTCGCCCCCGTCGCACAATCGGTGGCGGAAGACGCCGGCGGCATTGTCAGTCATCAAACGCTGTTCGAGGCCTTCAACCGTCATTACGGCATCAACCAGCCGCAAGCCACCTTGAACAATTACCAACTGTCCCGAAAAGACGGCAAAGAACATTTGAGCGTGGAGGTCAACGGCGAAACCTGGCAAGGACAAGGCAACGGCACTTTGAGCGCGCTGTGTGATGCCTGGCAAAGACGCACCGGCAAGCAAGTGGACGTGTTGGACTACAGCGAACATGCCATGCAGCAAGGCAAGGAAGCGAAAGCCATCGCCTATGTGTATGTGAAACAAAAATCGCAAAACACCATCGGCATCGCCACGGCGGACGACACGGTTTCCGCCATGATTCAAGCGTTATTGTCCACCATCAAGCCCTAAGTCCAACGCCATTCGTCCCCGACAAAACCGCCAGGCCTGGCGGTTTTCGGG
The nucleotide sequence above comes from Hydrogenovibrio thermophilus. Encoded proteins:
- a CDS encoding 2-isopropylmalate synthase encodes the protein MNSMRPEKYRPTATPDLPNRQWPDRRLTQAPIWVSVDLRDGNQALANPMTVEQKLKLWDQLVAIGFKTIEIGFPSASQLEFDFTRRLIEENRIPEDVTVQVLVQAREHLIKRTYEALQGVKQAVVHVYNTTSTVQREKVFCKSKADIKTMAIQGAQWVKTYAEQYPETQWTFEYSPESFSQTETDYAVEVCQAVMDVWQPTVHNRCILNLPSTVESTSPNRYADQIEYFVTHLKNRDAAIISVHTHNDRGCAVAAAELAMLAGAERVEGTLLGNGERTGNMDIVTLAMNLYSEGIDPQLDLSRPDDWIPVLEEVTRIDTHIRHPWVGEAVYTAYSGSHQDAIRKCLMRQQDDEPWDVAYLPIDPMDIHRSYEAIIRVNSQSGKAGAAFVLTQEYGLNLPKWVQQDFAPVAQSVAEDAGGIVSHQTLFEAFNRHYGINQPQATLNNYQLSRKDGKEHLSVEVNGETWQGQGNGTLSALCDAWQRRTGKQVDVLDYSEHAMQQGKEAKAIAYVYVKQKSQNTIGIATADDTVSAMIQALLSTIKP